From Rhodococcus sp. B7740, one genomic window encodes:
- a CDS encoding acyl-CoA dehydrogenase family protein, which yields MERTLFEPEHELFRESYRKFLDQHVAPNHAKWEEQNIVDRDVWVEAGKQGFLGTAAPEEFGGGGVKDFRYNAIVTEETTRGGYSGIGFTLHNDVVAPYLIDLANDEQKARWLPGFCSGELITAIAMTEPGTGSDLQGIKTKAVRDGDDWVLNGSKTFITNGINADLVIVVACTDPEKGAQGFSLLVVERDMPGFERGRNLDKIGMKAQDTAELSFTDVRVPAANLLGDEGMGFIYLMQNLPQERLSIAVVAAAAMESALDMTIQYCRDRKAFGKSIGKFQNTRFVLAELATETTATRIMVDKFIELLNADKLTVQEAAMAKWWTTENQVKLIDRCLQLHGGYGYMKEYPIAKAYMDSRVQTIYGGTTEIMKEIIGRGLNL from the coding sequence GTGGAACGCACACTTTTCGAGCCCGAGCACGAGCTGTTCCGGGAGTCGTACCGGAAATTTCTCGATCAGCACGTAGCGCCGAACCACGCGAAGTGGGAAGAGCAGAACATCGTCGATCGCGACGTCTGGGTCGAGGCCGGTAAGCAGGGCTTCCTCGGAACGGCAGCGCCCGAGGAATTCGGCGGCGGCGGAGTCAAGGACTTCCGCTACAACGCCATCGTCACCGAGGAAACCACCCGTGGCGGATACAGCGGTATCGGTTTCACCCTGCACAACGACGTCGTCGCGCCGTACCTGATCGATCTCGCGAACGACGAGCAGAAGGCGCGCTGGCTTCCCGGATTCTGCTCCGGCGAACTGATCACCGCGATCGCGATGACCGAGCCGGGAACCGGAAGCGACCTGCAGGGCATCAAGACCAAGGCGGTACGTGACGGCGACGACTGGGTGCTCAACGGCTCGAAGACGTTCATCACCAACGGAATCAACGCCGATCTGGTGATCGTCGTGGCCTGCACCGACCCCGAGAAGGGCGCACAGGGCTTCAGTCTGCTGGTCGTCGAACGTGACATGCCCGGATTCGAACGCGGCCGCAACCTCGACAAGATCGGCATGAAGGCCCAGGACACCGCCGAACTCAGCTTCACCGACGTTCGTGTGCCCGCCGCCAACCTGCTCGGCGACGAGGGCATGGGCTTCATCTACCTGATGCAGAACTTGCCGCAGGAGCGACTCTCGATCGCTGTCGTCGCCGCCGCGGCAATGGAATCGGCACTGGACATGACGATCCAGTACTGCCGCGACCGCAAGGCCTTCGGAAAGTCGATCGGCAAGTTCCAGAACACGCGCTTCGTGTTGGCGGAACTGGCCACCGAAACCACCGCCACCCGCATCATGGTGGACAAGTTCATCGAGCTGCTCAACGCAGACAAGTTGACTGTGCAAGAAGCCGCCATGGCGAAGTGGTGGACCACCGAGAATCAGGTCAAACTGATCGACCGGTGCCTGCAGCTGCACGGCGGCTACGGCTACATGAAGGAATACCCGATCGCCAAGGCGTACATGGATTCCCGTGTACAGACCATCTACGGCGGCACCACCGAGATCATGAAGGAGATCATCGGCCGCGGATTGAATCTGTGA
- a CDS encoding Pr6Pr family membrane protein — MSISQDVMVQPRTPVTIRTLRVLFAALTASALISIVLDGLASTTFSLANYFSYFTVMSNVLTVLVLLVGGVVDPRAAHWQLVRGAVTLYMVITGIIYAVLLANIDVGVADPWTNNVVHRIMPVVLLIDWILTPPRRQISESRSLTWLLFPLLYGIYTLVRGPVVDWYPYPFLDPRVQGYLALAIGLLVLTVAFALMALAVGALGRIAGRWRYGSGSAGTT, encoded by the coding sequence ATGAGCATCTCGCAGGATGTGATGGTCCAGCCGCGCACTCCCGTAACGATCAGGACTTTGCGCGTACTGTTCGCGGCGCTCACCGCCTCGGCACTGATCTCGATCGTCCTGGACGGTCTCGCCTCCACGACGTTCTCGCTGGCCAACTACTTCAGCTACTTCACCGTCATGAGCAACGTGCTGACGGTGCTGGTGCTGCTGGTCGGCGGCGTCGTCGATCCACGCGCAGCGCACTGGCAGCTCGTTCGGGGTGCCGTCACCCTCTACATGGTCATCACCGGGATCATCTACGCAGTACTGCTCGCCAACATCGATGTGGGCGTGGCGGATCCATGGACGAACAACGTGGTGCACCGCATCATGCCCGTCGTCCTGCTGATCGACTGGATCCTCACGCCACCGCGACGGCAGATCTCGGAATCGCGCAGCCTGACATGGCTGCTGTTTCCACTTCTCTACGGGATCTACACCCTCGTCCGTGGGCCCGTTGTCGACTGGTATCCCTATCCGTTCCTCGACCCACGCGTCCAGGGCTACCTCGCGCTCGCCATCGGCCTGCTCGTTCTCACCGTCGCCTTCGCGTTGATGGCTCTCGCGGTCGGTGCACTCGGGCGGATCGCCGGACGGTGGAGGTACGGATCGGGCTCGGCCGGGACCACGTGA
- a CDS encoding aminotransferase family protein, with translation MSSATGTTHSSALWHGFADMGAVTSSGPFVVSRGEGAYIYDHAGTEYLDATAGLWFTNVGHGRREIADAVATQLSSIAHYSNFGDFVPETTLALADRLAAIAPVPGSKIFFTSGGSDSIDTAAKLARRYWVEMGRPSKTLIVGRQKAYHGMHVAGTALAGIPVNKEHYGELMSDARTVAWDDAKSLLALIEEVGAENVAAFFCEPVIGAGGIYLPPEGYLREVRQICRDNDVLFVADEVVTGFGRIGGSWFASTRFELEPDLMTTAKGLTSGYVPMGAVFIAPTIAEPFFAGGVWWRHGYTYGGHAGAAAAAMANLDIIEREELLSHSKRIEAALHTHLAPLAAHERVSEIRSGIGAVAAVQLADPAEALPFVKTLRAHGVSSRAAGQGAMQISPAFVMTNAEIEELAARILSALG, from the coding sequence ATGTCTTCTGCCACCGGAACCACACACTCTTCCGCGCTCTGGCACGGTTTCGCCGACATGGGAGCCGTCACGTCCAGCGGCCCGTTCGTCGTCTCCCGCGGTGAAGGTGCCTACATCTACGACCACGCGGGTACCGAATACCTCGACGCCACCGCCGGCCTGTGGTTCACCAACGTCGGCCACGGCCGTCGGGAGATCGCCGACGCCGTTGCGACGCAGTTGAGCTCGATCGCCCACTACTCGAACTTCGGTGACTTCGTACCCGAGACCACACTGGCACTCGCCGATCGTCTCGCGGCGATCGCCCCGGTACCGGGCAGCAAGATCTTCTTCACCTCGGGTGGCTCGGACTCCATCGACACCGCCGCGAAACTCGCGCGGCGCTACTGGGTCGAAATGGGTCGACCGAGCAAGACACTGATCGTCGGCCGGCAGAAGGCCTACCACGGGATGCACGTCGCGGGAACAGCGCTGGCCGGCATTCCGGTGAACAAGGAGCACTACGGCGAGCTCATGTCCGACGCCCGAACGGTGGCGTGGGACGACGCGAAGTCGCTGCTGGCACTGATCGAGGAGGTCGGTGCCGAGAACGTGGCCGCATTCTTCTGCGAGCCCGTGATCGGTGCCGGCGGCATCTACCTCCCACCGGAGGGCTACCTGCGCGAGGTGCGGCAGATCTGCCGCGACAACGACGTACTGTTCGTCGCGGACGAGGTCGTCACCGGATTCGGCCGTATCGGCGGCAGTTGGTTCGCCTCCACTCGATTCGAGCTCGAACCGGATCTGATGACCACCGCCAAGGGGCTCACGTCCGGATACGTACCGATGGGTGCGGTGTTCATCGCCCCGACGATCGCCGAGCCGTTCTTCGCGGGCGGCGTGTGGTGGCGGCACGGGTACACCTACGGTGGCCATGCCGGAGCGGCCGCGGCCGCGATGGCCAACCTCGACATCATCGAGCGCGAGGAACTGCTGTCACACTCGAAGCGCATCGAGGCGGCGTTGCACACCCACCTCGCGCCGTTGGCCGCACACGAGAGGGTCTCGGAGATCCGGAGCGGAATCGGTGCGGTTGCCGCCGTGCAGCTCGCCGACCCGGCCGAGGCATTGCCCTTCGTCAAGACGCTTCGAGCGCACGGTGTGTCCAGTCGCGCGGCCGGTCAGGGTGCGATGCAGATCTCGCCGGCATTCGTCATGACGAATGCCGAGATCGAAGAGCTGGCCGCGCGTATCCTCAGCGCGCTCGGCTGA
- the nrdR gene encoding transcriptional regulator NrdR, with translation MHCPFCRHPDSRVVDSREMDEGQAIRRRRSCPECGRRFTTVEAAVLAVVKRSGVTEPFSREKVVKGVRRACQGRDVDNDALNLLAQQVEDAIRAAGSAEIPSNEVGLAILGPLRDLDEVAYLRFASVYRSFSSAEDFEKEIHELRKHRESADID, from the coding sequence ATGCATTGCCCGTTCTGCAGGCATCCCGACTCACGCGTGGTCGACTCGCGTGAGATGGACGAGGGGCAAGCAATCCGGCGTCGTCGCTCCTGCCCGGAGTGCGGTCGCCGATTCACCACCGTCGAGGCCGCAGTGCTGGCCGTCGTGAAACGCAGTGGTGTCACCGAGCCGTTCAGCCGAGAGAAGGTCGTCAAGGGAGTCCGTCGCGCCTGCCAGGGCAGAGATGTCGACAACGACGCGCTGAACCTACTGGCACAACAGGTCGAGGACGCCATCCGTGCAGCGGGATCCGCGGAGATCCCCAGCAACGAAGTGGGCTTGGCCATCCTCGGTCCACTCCGCGACCTGGACGAAGTGGCCTACCTGCGCTTCGCTTCCGTCTACCGCTCGTTCAGCTCGGCAGAAGACTTCGAGAAGGAAATCCACGAACTGCGCAAGCACCGCGAGTCCGCAGACATCGACTGA
- a CDS encoding uracil-xanthine permease family protein produces MRTLGWTLHGNGKTVEAGAVVSPDERLTWPRTIGIGMQHVVAMFGATLLVPTITGFPVSTTLLFSGIGTALFLVITGGRVPSYLGSSFAFLAPLGATQANGPAAQLGAVLCVGLVLAAVGFVVKFAGQRVLDAAMPPVVTGAVVVLIGLNLAPAATTSFEAQPLIAAVTLIAILLATALGPGLIGRLGILLGVVVGWVFAAVTGGIAQPRLDALSAASWIGLPEFRGPSFELSVILVALPVVIVLVAENVGHVKAVAAMTGKNLDDVAGDALIADGLATTLAGAGGGSGTTTYAENIGVMAATRVYSTAAYWVASITAMVLAFSPKFGALIFTVPDGVIGGATLVLYGLIGLLGVRIWTDAKVDFTDPVNLIVVAAALVAGIGDLTLSVGSVELGGIAWGSVGILLGYPIVSALARSAGTRGR; encoded by the coding sequence ATGAGAACTCTGGGTTGGACGCTGCACGGAAACGGAAAGACCGTCGAGGCCGGGGCGGTGGTCTCACCCGACGAACGATTGACGTGGCCACGCACCATCGGTATCGGAATGCAGCACGTCGTCGCGATGTTCGGTGCGACACTGCTGGTTCCGACGATCACCGGATTTCCGGTATCGACGACGCTGCTGTTCTCGGGCATAGGAACGGCACTGTTCCTCGTCATCACTGGAGGGCGCGTTCCCAGCTACCTGGGTTCGTCCTTCGCTTTCCTGGCTCCGCTCGGTGCCACCCAAGCGAACGGACCCGCCGCCCAACTCGGAGCGGTCCTGTGTGTCGGCCTCGTACTGGCCGCCGTCGGCTTCGTGGTGAAGTTCGCGGGCCAACGGGTACTCGACGCGGCCATGCCGCCCGTCGTGACCGGTGCCGTCGTCGTGCTCATCGGGCTGAACTTGGCACCGGCCGCCACCACGTCGTTCGAGGCACAGCCGCTGATCGCAGCCGTCACCCTGATCGCGATTCTGCTGGCGACGGCGCTCGGACCCGGCTTGATCGGGCGACTCGGAATTCTGCTCGGTGTCGTCGTGGGTTGGGTGTTCGCCGCCGTCACCGGGGGCATCGCGCAACCACGCCTCGACGCACTGAGCGCGGCGAGCTGGATCGGTCTGCCCGAGTTTCGCGGTCCGTCCTTCGAGCTGTCGGTGATCCTCGTGGCGCTGCCGGTGGTGATCGTCCTCGTCGCCGAGAACGTGGGACACGTCAAAGCCGTCGCCGCGATGACCGGCAAGAACCTCGACGACGTGGCCGGTGACGCATTGATCGCCGACGGGCTGGCGACCACACTCGCCGGAGCAGGCGGCGGTTCGGGAACCACCACCTACGCGGAGAACATCGGTGTCATGGCTGCCACCCGCGTGTACTCGACCGCGGCGTATTGGGTCGCATCGATCACGGCGATGGTGCTCGCGTTCTCGCCCAAGTTCGGTGCGCTGATCTTCACCGTCCCCGACGGAGTCATCGGCGGCGCAACTCTGGTGCTGTACGGCCTGATCGGGCTTCTCGGCGTACGCATCTGGACCGACGCGAAGGTCGACTTCACCGACCCGGTCAATCTCATCGTCGTTGCGGCGGCGCTGGTCGCCGGAATCGGTGACCTGACACTGTCCGTCGGATCGGTCGAACTCGGCGGTATCGCCTGGGGTTCGGTGGGCATCCTGCTGGGGTACCCGATCGTCTCGGCGCTCGCCAGGAGTGCAGGCACCCGAGGTCGTTAG
- the hrpA gene encoding ATP-dependent RNA helicase HrpA, producing the protein MSTSNPSVQRRALATRLAQVTIRDENRLRRRLDKARTDDAFAALDRDITRAETVVANRRAAVPKLEFPESLPVSLRKDDIAAAIAEHQVVIVAGETGSGKTTQIPKICLELGRGIRGSIGHTQPRRLAARTVAERIAEEVGEPLGESIGYKVRFTDQSSDATLVKLMTDGILLAEIQRDRLLRQYDTLIIDEAHERSLNIDFILGYLAQLLPRRPDLKIVITSATIDPERFARHFARDGVPAPIIEVSGRTFPVEMRYRPLTVDAGDTTIDLDPVDATCQAVDELMAEGDGDILVFLSGEREIRDTADALNDRNLRNTEIVPLYARLSAAEQHRVFSPHSGRRVVLSTNVAETSLTVPGIRYVVDPGTARISRYSLRTKVQRLPIEPISQASARQRAGRCGRVADGICIRLYSEEDFESRPQFTEPEILRTNLASVILQMTALGLGKIDAFPFVEPPDPRSIRDGIGLLEELGALKPATKDGTAELTPIGRELSALPVDPRMARMLVEANGNGSLRDALVVVAALSIQDVRERPAEHQQAADEKHARFAVENSDFLAYVKLWTYLREQRNELSSNQFRRMCRTEFLHYLRIREWQDLHGQLRQITRGLGWTVPDADSTETALHQSLLSGLLSHIGLREGDKREFLGARGAHFAIFPGSGLFKKPPRWVMAAELVETGRLWGRMAARIEPEWAERLAPHLVKRTYSEPHWSIKRESAMAYERVTLYGIPLVTQRPVNYHRIDAEASRELFIRHALVEGEWKTQHAFFHKNRALLDDVGELEHRARRRDIVVDDDALFDFYDARIAPEAVSARHFDTWWKKARRQDPHLLDFTTATVVNSDAASVLTGAYPDAWRQGEIQFPLTYQFEPGTAADGVTARIPIALLAQVQPVGFDWLVPGMRGELVTALIKTLPKALRRNVVPAPDFAAAALAAMKPRAETLVTALARELSRAARCDITAKDFDPAALPEHLKMTFAAVDPSGKVLGSNKDLTALRTSLSGEVGRQVASAVGDAERAPSLAWTSGTLGRLEPTVTRQVGGQKVTGYPALVPEGPGVAVRVLSTPAEARAAMRSGTRTLLLSTAPKGTKALLAGLPTAERLALGQNPYGGVDALLEECRVLAVEEAMDAHGGPVRDPDAFEKLRALVNAEVPQRTAAILALVRPVLTAALALSAQLQSSSGEPADDVREQFDGLIFRGFVTEFGSRRLADLPRYLAAATKRLTTLPSSAGRDAAAMDVLDRVYASYGRLLDSLPESRKNSSGVQELFWMIEELRVGLFAQGIRTAYPVSEKRIEKAISDQRR; encoded by the coding sequence ATGTCTACCTCGAACCCGTCCGTTCAGCGTCGCGCTCTCGCCACACGTCTGGCCCAGGTCACCATCCGCGACGAGAACCGGCTGCGGCGGCGATTGGACAAGGCGCGTACCGACGACGCGTTCGCCGCACTCGACCGCGACATCACCCGCGCCGAGACCGTGGTCGCCAACCGCCGGGCTGCGGTGCCCAAGCTCGAATTTCCCGAGTCACTTCCGGTCAGTCTTCGCAAGGACGACATTGCCGCGGCCATCGCCGAGCACCAGGTGGTGATCGTCGCCGGCGAGACCGGCTCCGGCAAGACCACTCAGATCCCCAAGATCTGCCTCGAACTGGGGCGCGGGATCCGGGGCTCGATCGGTCACACACAGCCCCGTCGACTCGCCGCTCGCACCGTCGCCGAACGCATCGCCGAGGAGGTGGGTGAACCACTGGGTGAATCCATCGGCTACAAGGTGAGATTCACCGATCAGTCCTCGGATGCGACCCTCGTCAAGCTGATGACCGACGGCATCCTGCTGGCGGAGATCCAGCGAGACAGGCTGCTCCGCCAGTACGACACCCTGATCATCGACGAGGCCCACGAGCGCAGCCTCAACATCGATTTCATCCTGGGCTACCTCGCGCAGCTCCTCCCCCGCCGACCCGACCTGAAGATCGTCATCACCTCGGCGACGATCGATCCCGAGCGTTTCGCTCGGCACTTCGCGCGCGACGGCGTGCCCGCGCCGATCATCGAGGTCTCCGGCCGCACGTTCCCGGTCGAGATGCGCTACCGGCCACTGACCGTCGACGCCGGGGACACCACGATCGATCTCGACCCCGTCGACGCGACGTGCCAGGCCGTCGACGAGTTGATGGCCGAGGGCGACGGTGACATTCTGGTGTTCCTGTCCGGTGAGCGCGAGATTCGCGACACCGCCGACGCCTTGAACGACCGAAATCTGCGCAACACCGAGATCGTTCCACTCTATGCGAGACTATCTGCGGCCGAACAACATCGAGTGTTCTCCCCGCACTCGGGCAGGCGCGTGGTGCTCTCGACGAACGTTGCGGAAACATCGCTGACGGTCCCCGGAATCCGCTACGTGGTCGACCCGGGTACCGCCCGAATCTCGCGATACTCGTTGCGTACCAAGGTTCAACGCCTTCCCATCGAGCCGATCTCCCAGGCATCGGCGCGGCAGCGGGCCGGCCGCTGCGGCCGCGTCGCCGACGGCATCTGCATCCGGCTGTACTCGGAAGAAGATTTCGAGTCACGTCCGCAGTTCACCGAGCCGGAGATTCTGCGTACCAACCTGGCGTCGGTGATCCTTCAGATGACCGCACTCGGGCTGGGCAAGATCGACGCGTTCCCGTTCGTCGAACCACCCGATCCGCGGAGCATCCGAGACGGAATCGGACTGCTCGAAGAGCTCGGGGCACTGAAGCCTGCCACCAAGGACGGCACCGCGGAGCTCACCCCCATCGGCCGGGAACTCTCGGCGCTTCCGGTCGATCCACGGATGGCGCGAATGCTGGTCGAGGCCAACGGCAACGGATCTCTCCGCGATGCGTTGGTGGTCGTTGCCGCGCTGTCGATCCAGGACGTTCGGGAGCGGCCGGCAGAGCATCAGCAGGCGGCGGACGAGAAGCATGCGCGCTTCGCGGTGGAGAACTCCGACTTCCTCGCGTACGTGAAGCTGTGGACCTATTTGCGCGAACAGCGGAACGAGTTGTCCTCCAACCAGTTCCGCCGTATGTGCCGCACCGAGTTCCTGCACTACCTACGTATTCGCGAGTGGCAGGATTTGCACGGTCAGCTACGTCAGATCACCCGTGGCCTCGGGTGGACGGTTCCCGACGCCGACTCCACCGAGACCGCGCTGCATCAGTCGCTGCTGTCCGGACTGCTCTCGCACATCGGGCTCCGGGAGGGTGACAAGCGTGAGTTCCTCGGCGCGCGTGGGGCTCACTTCGCGATCTTCCCCGGGTCGGGTCTGTTCAAGAAGCCCCCGCGCTGGGTCATGGCCGCCGAATTGGTCGAGACCGGACGCCTGTGGGGCCGGATGGCTGCGCGCATCGAGCCCGAGTGGGCCGAGCGGTTGGCGCCGCACCTGGTCAAGCGGACGTACTCGGAGCCGCACTGGTCCATCAAACGGGAATCGGCGATGGCCTACGAACGGGTGACGCTCTACGGCATTCCGTTGGTGACGCAACGTCCGGTGAACTATCACCGCATCGACGCCGAGGCGTCTCGAGAGCTGTTCATCAGACATGCGCTGGTGGAGGGTGAATGGAAGACCCAGCACGCGTTCTTCCACAAGAACCGGGCGCTGCTCGACGACGTCGGTGAACTAGAACATCGCGCTCGGCGACGAGACATCGTGGTCGACGACGACGCTCTCTTCGACTTCTACGACGCACGTATCGCCCCGGAGGCGGTGTCGGCGCGACACTTCGACACCTGGTGGAAGAAGGCACGCAGACAGGACCCGCACCTACTCGACTTCACCACCGCCACCGTCGTCAACTCCGACGCGGCCTCGGTACTGACCGGCGCGTATCCCGACGCATGGCGACAGGGCGAGATCCAGTTCCCACTGACGTATCAGTTCGAGCCGGGCACCGCGGCCGACGGAGTCACCGCGCGCATTCCGATCGCGCTGCTCGCTCAGGTACAGCCGGTGGGATTCGACTGGCTGGTCCCGGGAATGCGCGGCGAGCTGGTCACCGCATTGATAAAGACGCTGCCGAAGGCACTGCGGCGCAACGTGGTTCCGGCTCCCGACTTCGCGGCCGCGGCGTTGGCGGCCATGAAGCCGCGCGCGGAAACTCTGGTGACGGCGCTGGCCCGTGAGTTGTCCCGGGCTGCCCGGTGCGACATCACGGCGAAGGATTTCGACCCCGCCGCGTTGCCCGAGCATCTGAAGATGACGTTCGCGGCCGTCGACCCGTCCGGAAAGGTGCTGGGCAGCAACAAGGATCTGACTGCTCTTCGGACGAGCCTGTCGGGTGAGGTCGGCCGTCAGGTGGCGAGCGCGGTCGGCGACGCGGAGCGCGCACCCTCTCTGGCCTGGACCTCCGGCACGCTCGGTCGGTTGGAGCCGACGGTGACTCGGCAGGTCGGTGGACAGAAGGTCACCGGCTATCCGGCGCTGGTTCCGGAAGGACCCGGCGTCGCGGTGCGGGTCCTCAGCACCCCCGCCGAGGCGCGGGCGGCAATGCGCTCGGGAACCAGAACTTTGCTTCTGTCGACGGCTCCGAAGGGCACCAAGGCATTGCTGGCCGGCCTACCGACCGCGGAACGTCTTGCACTGGGCCAGAATCCGTACGGTGGAGTCGACGCACTCCTCGAGGAGTGCCGAGTACTTGCGGTCGAAGAGGCCATGGATGCGCACGGAGGACCGGTCCGGGATCCGGATGCCTTCGAGAAACTGAGGGCACTCGTCAACGCCGAGGTTCCGCAGCGCACCGCTGCGATACTGGCGTTGGTTCGCCCGGTGTTGACCGCCGCCCTGGCGCTGTCCGCGCAACTTCAGTCCTCCTCGGGCGAGCCGGCGGACGATGTTCGGGAACAGTTCGACGGCTTGATCTTTCGAGGGTTCGTCACCGAATTCGGCTCTCGCAGACTCGCAGACCTGCCGCGCTACCTCGCCGCGGCGACCAAGCGGTTGACGACGCTGCCGAGCAGTGCAGGCCGGGACGCGGCTGCGATGGACGTGCTCGATCGGGTGTACGCCTCGTACGGGCGACTGTTGGATTCGCTGCCGGAGAGCAGAAAGAACAGTTCCGGGGTTCAGGAACTATTCTGGATGATCGAGGAGTTGCGCGTCGGACTGTTCGCGCAGGGCATTCGCACGGCGTACCCGGTGTCGGAGAAGCGCATCGAGAAGGCGATCTCGGACCAGCGTCGCTGA
- the lexA gene encoding transcriptional repressor LexA — MEVGTDISAGLTERQRKVLEVIRASVTERGYPPSIREIGDAVGLTSTSSVAHQLRTLERKGFLRRDANRPRAVDVRGLDEVQADQAAAAVDGSQASEEQDRLPTPTFVPVLGRIAAGGPILAEEAVEDVFPLPRELVGQGSLFLLKVVGESMIDAAICDGDWVVVRQQSVADNGDIVAAMIDGEATVKTFKRSKGEVWLLPHNPLFEPIPGNNAAILGKVVTVMRKL; from the coding sequence ATGGAAGTCGGCACCGACATCAGCGCGGGTCTGACCGAGCGGCAACGGAAGGTACTCGAGGTCATTCGAGCTTCGGTGACCGAGCGCGGTTACCCGCCGAGCATTCGAGAGATCGGTGACGCGGTCGGCCTGACATCGACCTCCTCCGTCGCTCACCAGCTCCGTACGCTCGAACGCAAGGGTTTCCTCCGGCGCGACGCCAACCGGCCCCGCGCGGTCGACGTCCGCGGTCTCGACGAGGTGCAGGCCGATCAGGCAGCCGCCGCGGTCGACGGATCGCAGGCGTCCGAGGAGCAGGATCGGCTGCCTACCCCGACGTTCGTGCCGGTACTGGGCCGGATCGCTGCAGGCGGTCCGATTCTGGCCGAGGAAGCCGTCGAGGACGTCTTCCCGCTCCCCCGCGAGCTGGTCGGACAGGGTTCGCTGTTCCTGCTCAAGGTGGTCGGTGAATCGATGATCGATGCGGCCATCTGCGACGGTGACTGGGTGGTGGTTCGTCAGCAGTCCGTGGCCGACAACGGCGACATCGTCGCTGCGATGATCGACGGCGAGGCCACCGTCAAGACGTTCAAGCGGTCCAAGGGCGAGGTGTGGCTGCTGCCGCACAACCCGCTGTTCGAGCCGATCCCGGGCAACAACGCCGCGATCCTCGGCAAGGTCGTCACCGTGATGCGCAAGCTGTAG